The following are from one region of the Primulina eburnea isolate SZY01 chromosome 17, ASM2296580v1, whole genome shotgun sequence genome:
- the LOC140818254 gene encoding uncharacterized protein: protein MKKSKFLQNSKDMLSRSFNPAKCKTSLRLAGSRLKLLRNRKEVQVKQMKREIAPLLESGQDRTARIRVEHVIREEKMMAAYDLLEIYCELIVSRLSIIESQKYVYLV from the exons ATGAAGAAATCAAAGTTTCTGCAGAATTCGAAGGATATGCTTTCCAGGAGCTTCAACCCGGCCAAATG CAAGACATCGCTGAGGTTAGCGGGATCAAGGCTGAAGCTTTTGAGGAACAGGAAAGAAGTTCAAGTGAAACAGATGAAAAGGGAAATAGCACCGTTGCTTGAGTCTGGTCAGGATCGGACAGCCCGAATTCGA GTCGAGCATGTCATCAGGGAAGAGAAGATGATGGCTGCATACGATCTCCTCGAGATTTACTGTGAACTTATTGTTTCACGATTGTCCATAATTGAATCGCAAAAGTATGTATATCTTGTCTGA